Proteins encoded within one genomic window of Hermetia illucens chromosome 2, iHerIll2.2.curated.20191125, whole genome shotgun sequence:
- the LOC119650228 gene encoding uncharacterized protein LOC119650228, with protein MPYCRLENDGSICQIDNTDLDCSASETGSGEGNGNENGNGNENGNGGQTSGCTDEGLFPDTTDKTCTKYFKCVKDASEIFQKVELSCLTTGFAFNPISTRCEPNYTCTN; from the exons ATGCCTTATTGTCGCTTAGAAAATGATGGAAGCATCTGTCAAATAGATAACACT GATCTCGACTGTTCTGCAAGTGAAACAGGATCTGGCGAaggaaatggaaatgaaaacGGAAATGGGAATGAAAATGGAAACGGGGGGCAGACTTCTGGTTGCACTGACGAAGGACTTTTTCCTGATACTACTGATAAAACATGCACTAA ATACTTCAAATGCGTCAAGGATGCTTCAGAAATATTTCAGAAAGTAGAGCTGTCATGCTTGACTACAGGTTTTGCATTTAATCCAATTTCAACGCGCTGTGAACCGAATTATACATGTACTAactaa
- the LOC119650227 gene encoding uncharacterized protein LOC119650227, whose product MKLILVVLSCIVRISYSELQCDKTTPGVYSKIICVSKTEFKLSATDPDDATLSCPEGKVCADVAEICSSTEGPVCSNTNSGSIGTCKECLLNTPSAHKVCVTETDYGICNHGTLLSLQYKCPVAMPYCRLENDGSICQIDNTDLDCSASETGSGEGNGNENGNGNENGNGGQTSGCTDEGLFPDTTDKTCTKYFKCVKDASEIFQKVELSCLTTGFAFNPISTRCEPNYTCTN is encoded by the exons ATGAAGTTAATTTTG GTTGTTCTTAGTTGTATCGTGAGGATTAGCTACTCCGAACTACAATGTGATAAGACAACGCCGGGAGTTTATTCGAAAATTATCTGTGTTTCAAAAACCGAATTCAAACTAAGTGCGACAGATCCTG ATGATGCTACTTTGTCTTGTCCAGAGGGAAAAGTTTGCGCGGATGTGGCGGAAATTTGCTCCTCAACCGAGGGACCGGTATGCTCAAATACAAACAGCGGGTCAATAGGGACTTGTAAGGAATGCCTTCTGAACACACCAAGCGCGCACAAAGTTTGTGTAACCGAGACGGATTATGGTATTTGCAATCATGGCACCCTTTTATCGCTCCAGTACAAATGTCCAGTTGCTATGCCTTATTGTCGCTTAGAAAATGATGGAAGCATCTGTCAAATAGATAACACT GATCTCGACTGTTCTGCAAGTGAAACAGGATCTGGCGAaggaaatggaaatgaaaacGGAAATGGGAATGAAAATGGAAACGGGGGGCAGACTTCTGGTTGCACTGACGAAGGACTTTTTCCTGATACTACTGATAAAACATGCACTAA ATACTTCAAATGCGTCAAGGATGCTTCAGAAATATTTCAGAAAGTAGAGCTGTCATGCTTGACTACAGGTTTTGCATTTAATCCAATTTCAACGCGCTGTGAACCGAATTATACATGTACTAactaa